From a single Nymphaea colorata isolate Beijing-Zhang1983 chromosome 4, ASM883128v2, whole genome shotgun sequence genomic region:
- the LOC116252321 gene encoding transcription repressor OFP13-like isoform X2, with product MGKPKLMASIRALQQTLCNFKPTSSRSSSCLCVQQSQTHSFRFAADDIYKSFNSIYLDPRSAAKEKEEAGAGNGEEERESLLLLPLRARDSSSFDSSANPCSSSADSSSDSVLDLLLSGLSSKRFFFSPCTTKSILEEAKKVHNDGCGGDGGGVGGVLEPNNGEEELAFCNDSITMSMNSDDPYWDFRASMEEMVEAHGLRDWPCLQALLQCYLKLNDKKTHRIIVCAFIDLIINILDDAGGFQKTSLLCYRGKTIGGRGWKCN from the exons ATGGGCAAGCCCAAGCTGATGGCCTCCATTAGAGCCCTCCAGCAGACGCTCTGCAACTTCAAGCCCACCTCTTCCCGCTCCTCCTCCTGCCTCTGCGTCCAGCAGTCGCAGACCCACTCCTTCCGCTTCGCCGCCGACGACATCTACAAGAGCTTCAACTCCATCTACCTCGACCCCCGCAGTGCcgccaaagaaaaagaagaagcggGTGCGGGAAACGGGGAAGAAGAGCGGGAAAGcctcctccttctccctctccgaGCTAGAGACTCCTCCTCCTTCGACTCCTCCGCCAACCCATGTTCCTCCTCCGCCGATTCTTCCTCCGACTCCGTCCTCGACCTCCTGCTCAGCGGCCTGAGCTCCAAgcgcttcttcttctccccctGCACCACAAAGTCCATCCTTGAAGAAGCTAAGAAGGTCCACAACGATGGCTGCGGCGGCGATGGTGGTGGTGTTGGTGGGGTTCTGGAACCTAACAACGGAGAAGAAGAGTTGGCGTTCTGCAACGACAGCATTACGATGTCCATGAATTCGGACGACCCATATTGGGATTTCAGGGCGTCCATGGAGGAGATGGTGGAAGCTCATGGGCTGAGGGATTGGCCGTGTCTCCAGGCGCTGCTGCAGTGCTACCTCAAGCTCAATGACAAGAAGACGCACCGGATCATCGTCTGCGCTTTCATCGATCTCATCATAAACATCCTTGACGACGCCGGAGGA TTCCAAAAGACCTCCTTGCTCTGTTACAGGGGAAAAACAATTGGAGGGAGGGGATGGAAGTGTAATTAA
- the LOC116252321 gene encoding transcription repressor OFP13-like isoform X1, translating to MGKPKLMASIRALQQTLCNFKPTSSRSSSCLCVQQSQTHSFRFAADDIYKSFNSIYLDPRSAAKEKEEAGAGNGEEERESLLLLPLRARDSSSFDSSANPCSSSADSSSDSVLDLLLSGLSSKRFFFSPCTTKSILEEAKKVHNDGCGGDGGGVGGVLEPNNGEEELAFCNDSITMSMNSDDPYWDFRASMEEMVEAHGLRDWPCLQALLQCYLKLNDKKTHRIIVCAFIDLIINILDDAGGIRTRSSSSEARNLKRFSCNLTLCCSQAWRFYAVVDAPWPCT from the exons ATGGGCAAGCCCAAGCTGATGGCCTCCATTAGAGCCCTCCAGCAGACGCTCTGCAACTTCAAGCCCACCTCTTCCCGCTCCTCCTCCTGCCTCTGCGTCCAGCAGTCGCAGACCCACTCCTTCCGCTTCGCCGCCGACGACATCTACAAGAGCTTCAACTCCATCTACCTCGACCCCCGCAGTGCcgccaaagaaaaagaagaagcggGTGCGGGAAACGGGGAAGAAGAGCGGGAAAGcctcctccttctccctctccgaGCTAGAGACTCCTCCTCCTTCGACTCCTCCGCCAACCCATGTTCCTCCTCCGCCGATTCTTCCTCCGACTCCGTCCTCGACCTCCTGCTCAGCGGCCTGAGCTCCAAgcgcttcttcttctccccctGCACCACAAAGTCCATCCTTGAAGAAGCTAAGAAGGTCCACAACGATGGCTGCGGCGGCGATGGTGGTGGTGTTGGTGGGGTTCTGGAACCTAACAACGGAGAAGAAGAGTTGGCGTTCTGCAACGACAGCATTACGATGTCCATGAATTCGGACGACCCATATTGGGATTTCAGGGCGTCCATGGAGGAGATGGTGGAAGCTCATGGGCTGAGGGATTGGCCGTGTCTCCAGGCGCTGCTGCAGTGCTACCTCAAGCTCAATGACAAGAAGACGCACCGGATCATCGTCTGCGCTTTCATCGATCTCATCATAAACATCCTTGACGACGCCGGAGGA ATTCGAACAAGAAGCTCATCAAGCGAGGCGAGGAACTTAAAGAGGTTTTCCTGCAACTTGACTCTGTGCTGCAGTCAGGCATGGCGGTTCTATGCCGTTGTCGACGCCCCTTGGCCTTGCACGTAA
- the LOC116252321 gene encoding transcription repressor OFP13-like isoform X3: MGKPKLMASIRALQQTLCNFKPTSSRSSSCLCVQQSQTHSFRFAADDIYKSFNSIYLDPRSAAKEKEEAGAGNGEEERESLLLLPLRARDSSSFDSSANPCSSSADSSSDSVLDLLLSGLSSKRFFFSPCTTKSILEEAKKVHNDGCGGDGGGVGGVLEPNNGEEELAFCNDSITMSMNSDDPYWDFRASMEEMVEAHGLRDWPCLQALLQCYLKLNDKKTHRIIVCAFIDLIINILDDAGGGKNNWREGMEV; encoded by the exons ATGGGCAAGCCCAAGCTGATGGCCTCCATTAGAGCCCTCCAGCAGACGCTCTGCAACTTCAAGCCCACCTCTTCCCGCTCCTCCTCCTGCCTCTGCGTCCAGCAGTCGCAGACCCACTCCTTCCGCTTCGCCGCCGACGACATCTACAAGAGCTTCAACTCCATCTACCTCGACCCCCGCAGTGCcgccaaagaaaaagaagaagcggGTGCGGGAAACGGGGAAGAAGAGCGGGAAAGcctcctccttctccctctccgaGCTAGAGACTCCTCCTCCTTCGACTCCTCCGCCAACCCATGTTCCTCCTCCGCCGATTCTTCCTCCGACTCCGTCCTCGACCTCCTGCTCAGCGGCCTGAGCTCCAAgcgcttcttcttctccccctGCACCACAAAGTCCATCCTTGAAGAAGCTAAGAAGGTCCACAACGATGGCTGCGGCGGCGATGGTGGTGGTGTTGGTGGGGTTCTGGAACCTAACAACGGAGAAGAAGAGTTGGCGTTCTGCAACGACAGCATTACGATGTCCATGAATTCGGACGACCCATATTGGGATTTCAGGGCGTCCATGGAGGAGATGGTGGAAGCTCATGGGCTGAGGGATTGGCCGTGTCTCCAGGCGCTGCTGCAGTGCTACCTCAAGCTCAATGACAAGAAGACGCACCGGATCATCGTCTGCGCTTTCATCGATCTCATCATAAACATCCTTGACGACGCCGGAGGA GGGAAAAACAATTGGAGGGAGGGGATGGAAGTGTAA